A genomic region of Dickeya solani IPO 2222 contains the following coding sequences:
- a CDS encoding HHA domain-containing protein, with translation MKKIDYLMRLRKCTTIDTLERVIEKNKYELSNDELEMFYSAADHRLAELTMNKLYDKVPTAVWRYVR, from the coding sequence ATGAAAAAAATCGACTATTTAATGCGTTTGCGTAAATGCACAACCATCGACACGCTTGAGCGTGTTATAGAAAAAAACAAGTACGAGCTTTCCAACGATGAGCTTGAAATGTTCTATTCAGCTGCAGATCACCGCCTGGCAGAGCTGACGATGAATAAGCTTTACGACAAAGTACCGACTGCTGTGTGGAGATACGTTCGCTAA
- the tomB gene encoding Hha toxicity modulator TomB, with product MDEYTPQHYDIAQLRFLCENLHDESIATLGDSSHGWVNDPTSAVNLQLNELIEHIAAFVVTYKIKYPHEAALCERVEKYLDDTYILFSNYGINDTELRKWQKSKSQLFRMFSEKSICTVVKT from the coding sequence ATGGATGAGTACACACCCCAACATTATGATATTGCCCAACTCAGATTCTTGTGTGAAAATCTGCACGACGAAAGTATCGCGACATTAGGTGACAGCAGTCATGGCTGGGTGAATGATCCGACCTCTGCGGTCAACCTTCAACTAAACGAACTTATCGAGCATATTGCGGCATTTGTTGTTACCTACAAAATAAAATACCCGCATGAAGCGGCGCTATGTGAACGGGTTGAGAAATATCTGGACGACACTTATATTCTTTTCAGCAATTACGGTATCAATGACACCGAGTTGCGGAAATGGCAAAAATCCAAGTCACAATTATTCAGAATGTTCTCAGAAAAGAGCATCTGTACGGTAGTAAAAACTTAA
- the ykgO gene encoding type B 50S ribosomal protein L36 gives MQVLSSLRSAKTRHKDCIVVKRRGRVYVICKSNPRFNAVQGRKKKKH, from the coding sequence ATGCAGGTATTAAGTTCTCTTCGCAGCGCCAAAACGCGTCACAAAGACTGTATCGTGGTCAAACGACGCGGGCGTGTCTATGTCATCTGTAAGAGCAACCCCCGTTTCAACGCGGTACAGGGCAGGAAAAAGAAAAAGCACTAA
- a CDS encoding type B 50S ribosomal protein L31 codes for MKAGIHPNYRTVLFHDTSENVFYKIGSTIKTDRTYEQEGEVYPYVTIDVSSASHPYYTGKQKEYAKEGSAARFQQRFGRFLKS; via the coding sequence ATGAAAGCGGGTATCCATCCCAACTACCGCACTGTGCTATTCCACGATACCAGTGAGAATGTATTTTATAAAATCGGCTCCACGATCAAAACCGATCGAACCTACGAGCAAGAAGGCGAAGTCTATCCTTACGTCACTATCGACGTTTCTTCCGCTTCCCATCCTTATTACACCGGCAAGCAGAAAGAATATGCCAAGGAAGGTAGCGCAGCGCGTTTCCAACAGCGTTTCGGCCGTTTTCTGAAATCGTAA
- a CDS encoding efflux RND transporter permease subunit yields the protein MAKFFIDRPIFAWVIAIMVMLTGTLAILKLPIAQYPTIAPPAVQITANYPGADAKTLQDTVTQVIEQNMNGIDKLLYMSSNSDSSGTVQITLTFDADANPDIAQVQVQNKLQLAMPLLPQEVQQQGVSVQKSSSSFLMVLGFISDDNNMTQQDIADFVGASIKDPISRVRGVGDTQLFGAQYAMRIWLDPDKLNNYQLTTSDVVSAIQVQNNQIAAGQLGGTPPVPGQKLNASIIAQTRLNSPEQFGNILLKVNPDGSQVRLNNVARIELGGESYSVIARYNGRPAAGLGIKLATGANALDTASAVKAEIAKLQSTFPAGLKVVYPYDTTPFVQISIYEVVKTLLEAIVLVFVVMYLFLQNFRATLIPTIAVPVVLLGTFSILSAFGYSINTLTMFAMVLAIGLLVDDAIVVVENVERVMAEEGLSPKEATRKSMGQIQGALVGIALVLSAVFVPMAFSGGSTGAIYRQFSVTIVSSMVLSVLVALILTPALCATILKPIANHGEKKGFFGWFNRLFDKSTNHYTNSVANILRSTGRYVVVYLVVVAGLGLMFTRLPSSFLPQEDQGVLLTMVQLPVGATQESTQNVLDQVNDYYLQHEKDNVNSVFTVNGFGFAGRGQNMGIAFASLKNWDERTGAANKVNAIIGRAFGAFSQIKEAMVIPFNIPAIVELGTASGFDFELIDQNNLGHDKLMAARNQLLGMIAQHPDTLVRVRPNGMEDMPQYRLEIDQEKAESLGVSIATINATLSTALGGTYVNDFIDRGRVKKVYVQAEAKFRMLPNDIQKWYVRGTSGQMVPFSAFASERWEYGSPRLERYNGLPAVELVGEAAPGKSTGEAMALMEELAAQLPPGIGFDWTGMSYQERLAGNQAPALIIISAIVVFLCLAALYESWSIPFSVMLVVPLGVFGAVMAAGLRGLENDVYFKVGLLTTIGLSAKNAILIVEFAKDLMEKEGKGLVEATLDAVRMRLRPILMTSLAFILGVVPLVISTGAGSGAQNAVGTGVMGGMITATVLAIYFVPVFFVVVRRRFGKKKEADDSHHEHSQTSH from the coding sequence ATGGCCAAGTTTTTCATAGATCGCCCGATTTTTGCCTGGGTCATCGCCATCATGGTGATGCTCACCGGGACACTGGCAATCCTGAAGTTGCCTATAGCGCAGTACCCAACCATCGCGCCGCCCGCGGTTCAGATTACCGCAAACTACCCGGGCGCTGATGCGAAAACCCTGCAAGATACCGTGACGCAGGTAATCGAACAGAACATGAACGGGATCGACAAGTTACTGTATATGTCTTCCAACAGTGACTCGTCAGGCACCGTGCAGATCACGCTGACGTTCGATGCCGATGCCAACCCGGATATTGCGCAGGTGCAGGTACAGAACAAACTGCAACTGGCGATGCCGTTGCTGCCGCAGGAAGTGCAGCAGCAAGGCGTTAGCGTGCAGAAGTCCAGCAGCAGCTTCCTGATGGTGCTCGGTTTTATCAGCGATGATAACAACATGACCCAGCAGGACATCGCGGACTTCGTCGGTGCCAGCATCAAAGACCCGATCAGCCGCGTACGCGGGGTGGGTGATACCCAGTTGTTCGGCGCCCAGTACGCCATGCGTATCTGGCTCGATCCGGACAAACTGAACAATTACCAGCTCACCACCAGCGATGTGGTCTCGGCGATTCAGGTGCAGAACAACCAAATCGCCGCCGGTCAGCTTGGCGGCACGCCGCCGGTTCCCGGTCAAAAGCTGAATGCGTCAATTATTGCGCAAACCCGGCTGAATTCGCCGGAGCAGTTCGGCAATATTCTGCTCAAAGTGAATCCGGACGGTTCACAGGTCCGCCTGAATAACGTGGCCCGCATCGAACTTGGCGGCGAAAGCTACAGCGTCATCGCCCGCTATAACGGTCGTCCGGCTGCCGGTCTGGGTATTAAGCTTGCCACCGGCGCTAACGCGCTGGATACCGCTTCAGCGGTAAAAGCGGAAATCGCCAAATTGCAGTCGACCTTCCCGGCCGGGCTGAAAGTGGTTTATCCGTATGACACCACACCGTTCGTACAAATCTCCATTTACGAGGTGGTGAAAACCCTGCTTGAAGCCATCGTGCTGGTGTTCGTGGTGATGTATCTGTTCCTGCAGAACTTCCGCGCCACGCTGATTCCCACTATCGCGGTGCCGGTGGTGTTGCTGGGGACATTCTCCATTCTGTCCGCCTTTGGCTATTCAATTAACACCCTGACCATGTTCGCCATGGTGCTAGCCATCGGCCTATTGGTGGACGACGCCATCGTCGTGGTGGAAAACGTGGAACGCGTGATGGCGGAAGAGGGGCTATCGCCCAAGGAAGCCACTCGCAAATCCATGGGGCAGATTCAGGGCGCGCTGGTTGGTATAGCGCTGGTGCTGTCCGCGGTATTCGTACCGATGGCGTTTTCCGGCGGTTCGACCGGTGCCATCTACCGCCAGTTCTCCGTTACCATCGTGTCCTCAATGGTGCTGTCGGTGCTGGTTGCGTTGATCCTGACGCCGGCGCTGTGTGCAACCATCCTGAAACCGATCGCCAACCATGGCGAGAAAAAAGGCTTCTTCGGCTGGTTCAACCGTCTTTTCGATAAGAGCACCAATCATTATACCAACAGCGTTGCCAATATCCTGCGTAGTACCGGCCGCTATGTGGTGGTATATCTGGTTGTCGTGGCCGGTCTGGGCCTGATGTTTACCCGCCTGCCAAGCTCCTTCCTGCCGCAGGAAGACCAGGGCGTCTTGTTGACGATGGTACAGTTGCCGGTAGGCGCGACCCAGGAGAGCACCCAGAATGTGCTTGATCAGGTGAACGATTACTATCTGCAACACGAAAAAGACAACGTGAACTCGGTCTTTACCGTTAACGGCTTCGGTTTCGCCGGTCGTGGTCAGAACATGGGGATCGCCTTCGCCAGCCTGAAAAACTGGGATGAACGAACAGGCGCAGCCAACAAGGTCAACGCCATTATCGGCCGCGCCTTTGGTGCCTTCTCGCAAATCAAAGAAGCGATGGTCATCCCCTTTAATATACCGGCGATCGTCGAGCTGGGTACCGCCAGTGGTTTTGACTTTGAATTGATCGATCAGAACAACCTTGGTCACGATAAGCTGATGGCCGCCCGTAACCAGTTGCTGGGAATGATCGCGCAACATCCGGATACGCTGGTACGTGTTCGTCCCAACGGGATGGAAGACATGCCGCAATACCGGCTTGAGATCGATCAGGAAAAAGCGGAATCACTCGGGGTATCGATTGCCACCATCAACGCCACGCTGTCCACCGCACTGGGGGGAACCTACGTCAATGACTTTATTGACCGCGGCAGGGTGAAAAAAGTATACGTTCAGGCTGAAGCCAAATTCCGTATGCTACCTAACGATATCCAGAAATGGTACGTCCGCGGCACTTCCGGCCAGATGGTCCCCTTCTCGGCTTTCGCTTCCGAGCGCTGGGAATACGGCTCGCCGCGTCTGGAACGTTACAATGGCCTGCCGGCAGTCGAGCTGGTGGGTGAAGCAGCCCCCGGCAAGAGTACCGGTGAAGCTATGGCGCTAATGGAAGAACTGGCGGCGCAATTACCGCCGGGAATCGGATTCGACTGGACCGGTATGTCCTATCAGGAACGGCTGGCCGGTAACCAGGCACCGGCGTTGATCATTATCTCCGCCATCGTGGTGTTCCTGTGTCTGGCAGCGTTGTATGAAAGCTGGTCAATCCCCTTCTCCGTTATGCTGGTCGTACCGCTGGGTGTGTTTGGTGCAGTGATGGCCGCCGGCCTGCGCGGACTGGAAAACGATGTCTACTTTAAGGTTGGTCTGCTGACAACCATTGGCTTGTCCGCCAAGAACGCCATTCTTATCGTCGAGTTTGCCAAGGACTTGATGGAGAAAGAAGGGAAAGGTCTGGTGGAAGCGACGTTGGATGCTGTGCGTATGCGTCTGCGCCCCATTCTGATGACATCGCTGGCGTTCATTCTAGGCGTAGTACCGCTGGTAATCAGTACCGGCGCTGGCTCCGGCGCACAGAACGCGGTCGGTACCGGTGTAATGGGCGGGATGATCACCGCTACCGTACTGGCTATCTACTTCGTGCCGGTGTTCTTTGTGGTGGTACGCCGCCGCTTCGGCAAGAAAAAAGAAGCGGACGACTCACATCACGAGCACTCTCAGACCAGTCACTAA
- a CDS encoding efflux RND transporter periplasmic adaptor subunit, whose protein sequence is MNKNRRLTPLAAMLIFSGGLVLTGCDNNASQEGAHQGGAPEVGIVTIKSQTLDIITELPGRTSAYRIAEVRPQVNGIILKRNFVEGSDVKAGTSLYQIDPATYQAQYNNAKAALVQAQANAEIARLTVNRYKPLLGTNYVSKQDYDQAVATARQTEAAVAAAKATLDNAQISLNYTRVTAPITGRVGKSTVTEGALVSNAQTTALTTIQQLDPIYVDVTQSTNDFLRLKKELESGTLQQTNGKANVQLTLDNGTRYSQPGTLEFSDVTVDETTGSITLRAVFPNPDHNLLPGMFVRAQMDSGVTPNAILVPQQGVSRTPRGDATVMLVGEGDKVEVHPITTGKAIGDKWLVTSGVKQGDRIIVTGLQKIRPGMQVKAQEVAAGNAQQQQPQSQPAKS, encoded by the coding sequence ATGAATAAAAACAGAAGGCTTACGCCTCTGGCGGCTATGCTGATATTTTCTGGCGGCCTCGTACTCACAGGATGTGACAACAATGCATCTCAAGAAGGGGCCCATCAGGGAGGCGCACCGGAAGTCGGCATCGTTACGATAAAATCACAAACTCTGGATATCATCACCGAGCTGCCGGGACGCACAAGCGCCTATCGTATTGCCGAAGTACGCCCTCAGGTAAACGGTATTATTCTGAAGCGCAACTTTGTAGAAGGCAGCGACGTCAAAGCAGGCACATCGCTGTATCAGATCGATCCGGCCACGTATCAGGCTCAATACAACAACGCCAAAGCCGCACTGGTCCAGGCGCAGGCCAACGCCGAAATCGCGCGACTGACCGTCAACCGCTACAAACCGCTGCTCGGCACTAATTACGTCAGCAAGCAGGATTACGATCAGGCTGTGGCCACCGCACGCCAGACCGAGGCGGCTGTCGCCGCGGCTAAAGCCACCCTCGACAACGCCCAGATCAGCCTGAACTATACCCGTGTAACGGCCCCGATTACCGGTCGTGTTGGTAAATCCACCGTGACGGAAGGCGCGCTGGTGTCCAACGCGCAGACGACAGCGCTGACCACGATCCAGCAGTTGGATCCGATCTATGTGGACGTCACCCAGTCCACCAACGATTTCCTGCGTCTGAAAAAGGAACTGGAAAGCGGCACCCTGCAACAGACCAACGGCAAGGCCAACGTCCAGCTGACGCTGGATAACGGCACCCGCTATAGCCAGCCTGGAACGCTGGAATTCTCCGACGTCACCGTGGATGAAACCACCGGTTCCATCACGCTGCGCGCCGTGTTCCCCAATCCGGATCACAACCTGCTGCCGGGGATGTTTGTCCGCGCGCAAATGGATTCCGGCGTCACTCCCAACGCGATTCTGGTGCCTCAGCAAGGCGTGAGCCGCACACCGCGCGGCGACGCTACCGTGATGCTGGTCGGCGAAGGCGATAAAGTGGAAGTTCATCCGATCACCACCGGCAAGGCTATCGGCGACAAATGGCTGGTGACGTCGGGCGTCAAGCAGGGTGACCGTATCATCGTGACAGGCCTACAGAAAATCAGACCGGGTATGCAGGTAAAAGCGCAGGAAGTGGCCGCAGGTAATGCGCAACAGCAGCAACCGCAGTCCCAACCCGCTAAGTCTTAA
- the acrR gene encoding multidrug efflux transporter transcriptional repressor AcrR: protein MARKTKQQAHETKLQIMGAALRLFSEHGVSSTSLSDIATAAGVTRGAIYWHFKNKAELFDEIWARSEAKISDFETEYQAKFPDDPLHVLRELLIYILRLTESDIEWRSMMEIIFHKCEFVGEMLPTFNGRRDLYLGCYEKIEASLMNCIRQGMLPLDVNPRRAAVVMRAYLSGIMENWLFMPTSFDLKNETPYLVDVLIDMLRSSPALRQTGISGDGYA from the coding sequence ATGGCACGAAAAACCAAACAACAGGCTCATGAGACCAAACTCCAGATTATGGGCGCAGCACTGCGCCTGTTTTCCGAGCATGGTGTTTCTTCAACATCATTGTCCGATATTGCGACTGCCGCCGGCGTGACTCGCGGTGCTATTTACTGGCACTTTAAAAACAAAGCTGAATTGTTTGATGAGATATGGGCGCGATCAGAAGCCAAAATTTCTGATTTCGAAACTGAGTATCAGGCAAAATTCCCTGATGATCCACTGCATGTGCTCAGAGAGTTGCTGATTTATATATTGAGATTGACTGAGTCAGATATCGAGTGGCGCTCAATGATGGAGATCATATTCCATAAATGCGAGTTTGTCGGCGAAATGCTGCCGACATTCAATGGCCGCAGAGATCTGTATCTTGGCTGTTACGAGAAAATAGAAGCCTCGCTGATGAACTGTATCCGGCAGGGGATGTTGCCGCTGGACGTGAACCCCCGGCGCGCAGCGGTGGTCATGCGCGCCTATCTGTCGGGTATCATGGAAAACTGGCTGTTTATGCCGACAAGCTTCGACCTGAAAAACGAGACGCCATATCTGGTTGATGTGCTTATCGATATGTTGCGCAGCAGCCCGGCCTTACGCCAGACCGGTATCTCAGGGGACGGATACGCATAA
- the mscK gene encoding mechanosensitive channel MscK, with translation MSRCFAVSGWFAVLSRSFLYDSVRRSLPYVWAFMLGLTPLWPALAAGSDLPTRTEIQNRLDTLNKQKSLTSVDKLTQQDLTQTLDVLDSIDRVRQETSQLKQQAAQAPAKLKQVNEDLVSLGGAAPVSQPSLDSLSLKQLEARLNETLDDLQSAQENLSTYNSQLISLQTQPERVQSALYAASQRSQQLRTQLSGLDPSQEPLRPSQQVLLQVEQALVGLQMEQQRKSLEVNTTMQDLLQKQRDYTAAQIGQLEHMVQMLQGVINNKRLNLSEKTAKEAQNSDELQRIQENPLVKTEMETNRQLSQRLIKATEAGNTLVQESIQVKNWLDRATQSERNLKEQITVLKGSLLLSRILYQQQQNLPSADAMGNISTQIADLRLEQFDINQQRDVLFRGDEYIQQLVVHSSNATVDAEVTDALEQILDMRRELLDQLNKQLGNQLMLAINLQISRQQLMSVNDSLQRTLTQQIFWVSSNKPMDWNWLKDLPSTLKQQIKNLRFNLKGAQLGQGIMDSLLLTIPALIMVGLLLWRRKSIDSYMSKLADDVGQLKRDSQLHTPKAILLLILRTLPGVLVILSLGLWLKRTDSQISSFAWLLSENLALFWMVFATAWFSLKPGSLSERHFNIPASRCAHYRRQTLRLGGALLPLMFWAVVGEKTPLYLVDDAIGQIIIVCNLLLLTILVFPVCRDCWREKERHTVQLIVVTMMAAMPLFLIGLMLNGFFYTTLRLASRWVDSLYLLIVWNIVYFATIRGLSVAARRLAYRRAVARRQNLVKEGAEGSEPVPEAPLALEQISQQSLRLTTMVLFLAFSGAFYWIWADLVTVFSYLDSITLWHYSTTSASGTVLQPVTLGNLLVAMVIGGVAYVMTRNLPGLLEVLVLSRLQLRQGTSYAITTVLTYLITAVGTVTSLSSLGVSWDKLQWLVAALSVGLGFGLQEIFANFVSGLIILFERPVRIGDTITIGAFSGSVSKIRIRATTITDFDRKEVIIPNKAFVTERLINWSLSDTITRVLIRIGVAYGSDLDKVKEVLLQAARDNPRVMTDPEPQVFFLSFGASSLDHELRLYVRELRDRSYTVDELNRTIDRLCRENNINIAFNQLEVYLHNAQGKEVQEVSRELTQPPM, from the coding sequence ATGAGTCGCTGTTTCGCCGTTTCTGGTTGGTTTGCCGTTCTTTCCCGCTCTTTTCTTTATGATTCTGTTCGCCGTAGCCTGCCGTATGTCTGGGCGTTTATGCTCGGGTTGACGCCGCTGTGGCCGGCGCTTGCCGCCGGTAGCGATTTGCCGACCCGGACTGAGATCCAAAATCGGCTTGATACCCTCAACAAACAAAAAAGCCTGACCTCGGTAGACAAACTGACGCAGCAGGATCTGACCCAAACGCTGGATGTGCTGGACTCTATCGATCGCGTCCGGCAGGAAACCAGCCAACTGAAGCAGCAGGCGGCGCAGGCGCCGGCCAAACTGAAGCAGGTGAATGAAGATCTGGTGTCACTGGGGGGCGCTGCGCCGGTGTCTCAGCCATCGCTGGACTCGCTGTCGCTAAAACAGCTGGAAGCCCGCCTGAATGAAACGCTGGATGATTTACAGTCCGCCCAGGAAAACCTGTCCACCTACAATAGCCAACTGATTTCGTTGCAGACCCAGCCGGAGCGGGTGCAGAGCGCGTTATATGCCGCCTCGCAACGTAGCCAGCAACTGCGCACCCAACTCAGTGGGCTTGACCCATCGCAGGAGCCGCTGCGGCCGAGCCAGCAGGTTCTGCTACAGGTGGAGCAGGCGCTGGTCGGGCTGCAAATGGAGCAGCAGCGCAAAAGCCTGGAAGTGAACACCACCATGCAGGATCTGTTGCAGAAGCAGCGGGATTACACCGCCGCGCAGATCGGCCAACTGGAACACATGGTGCAGATGTTGCAAGGCGTGATCAACAACAAACGCCTCAACCTGTCGGAGAAAACCGCCAAGGAAGCGCAGAATTCGGATGAGTTACAGCGCATTCAGGAGAACCCGCTGGTCAAAACGGAGATGGAGACCAACCGTCAGCTCAGCCAGCGCCTGATCAAAGCGACCGAAGCCGGCAATACGCTGGTTCAGGAGAGCATTCAGGTAAAAAACTGGCTTGATCGGGCCACGCAGTCGGAACGCAACCTGAAAGAACAGATTACGGTGCTGAAAGGCAGCCTGTTGCTGTCGCGCATTCTTTATCAACAACAGCAAAACCTGCCATCGGCCGATGCGATGGGCAATATCAGCACCCAAATCGCCGATCTGCGTCTGGAACAGTTTGATATCAACCAGCAACGCGATGTGTTGTTCCGTGGCGATGAATATATCCAGCAACTGGTCGTTCACAGCAGCAATGCCACGGTGGATGCCGAAGTCACCGATGCGCTGGAGCAGATTCTGGACATGCGCCGCGAACTGCTCGACCAGCTCAATAAGCAGCTTGGCAATCAACTGATGCTGGCGATCAACCTGCAAATCAGCCGCCAGCAACTGATGAGCGTAAATGACTCGCTGCAACGTACGTTGACCCAGCAAATCTTTTGGGTCAGCAGTAATAAGCCGATGGACTGGAACTGGCTGAAGGATCTGCCATCGACACTGAAACAGCAGATAAAAAACCTGCGCTTCAACCTGAAAGGCGCACAGCTGGGCCAGGGGATCATGGATTCTCTGTTGCTGACCATCCCGGCGCTGATCATGGTTGGCCTGCTGCTGTGGCGGCGAAAAAGCATCGATTCCTATATGAGCAAGCTGGCGGACGATGTGGGGCAACTCAAGCGCGACAGCCAGTTGCATACGCCGAAAGCCATTCTGCTGTTGATTTTGCGTACCTTACCGGGCGTGCTGGTGATTTTGTCGCTGGGGCTATGGCTGAAGCGGACTGATAGCCAGATCAGCAGCTTCGCCTGGCTGCTTAGCGAAAATCTGGCGTTGTTCTGGATGGTGTTCGCCACCGCCTGGTTCAGTCTCAAGCCGGGCAGCCTGAGCGAGCGACACTTCAATATTCCAGCGTCCCGTTGCGCGCATTACCGGCGTCAGACGTTGCGACTCGGCGGCGCGCTGTTACCGCTGATGTTTTGGGCGGTGGTGGGAGAGAAAACACCGTTGTATCTGGTGGACGACGCCATCGGGCAGATCATTATCGTCTGTAATCTGCTGTTGCTGACTATTCTGGTGTTCCCGGTATGCCGCGACTGCTGGCGGGAAAAGGAACGCCATACGGTGCAGTTGATCGTGGTGACCATGATGGCCGCCATGCCGCTGTTTCTGATTGGACTGATGCTGAACGGCTTTTTCTATACCACGCTGCGACTGGCCAGCCGCTGGGTTGACAGCCTGTATCTGTTGATCGTCTGGAATATCGTCTACTTCGCCACTATTCGTGGCTTAAGCGTCGCTGCCCGCCGTCTGGCGTATCGCCGCGCAGTGGCGCGACGCCAGAATCTGGTCAAGGAAGGGGCGGAAGGCAGCGAACCGGTGCCGGAAGCGCCGCTGGCGCTGGAACAGATCAGCCAGCAATCTTTGCGTCTGACGACCATGGTGCTGTTTCTGGCGTTCTCCGGCGCGTTTTACTGGATCTGGGCCGATCTGGTGACCGTGTTTTCCTATCTGGACAGCATCACGCTGTGGCATTACAGCACGACCAGCGCCAGCGGCACCGTATTGCAACCGGTGACGCTGGGCAACCTGTTGGTGGCGATGGTGATTGGCGGTGTGGCTTATGTGATGACCCGCAACCTGCCCGGTTTGCTGGAGGTGCTGGTATTGTCGCGTTTGCAGTTGCGGCAAGGCACCTCTTATGCCATCACCACCGTGCTGACCTATCTGATTACCGCCGTCGGCACGGTCACGTCGCTCAGTTCGCTCGGGGTTTCCTGGGATAAACTGCAGTGGCTGGTGGCGGCATTATCGGTAGGGCTGGGATTTGGCTTACAGGAAATCTTCGCTAACTTCGTGTCGGGTCTGATTATCCTGTTCGAACGGCCGGTGCGTATTGGCGATACCATCACCATCGGCGCCTTCTCCGGTTCGGTGAGCAAGATCCGTATCCGCGCCACCACCATTACCGATTTTGACCGCAAGGAAGTGATCATTCCCAACAAGGCGTTTGTCACCGAACGTCTGATCAACTGGTCGTTGTCAGACACCATCACACGTGTGTTGATCCGTATCGGCGTCGCCTACGGCTCCGATCTGGACAAGGTGAAAGAGGTGTTGCTGCAGGCGGCGCGTGATAACCCTCGCGTGATGACCGATCCGGAACCACAGGTGTTTTTCCTGTCGTTCGGCGCAAGCTCGCTGGATCACGAACTGCGCCTGTACGTGCGTGAACTGCGGGATCGCAGTTACACCGTCGATGAACTGAACCGCACCATCGATCGTCTGTGCCGCGAAAACAATATCAATATCGCCTTCAACCAGCTGGAGGTCTACCTGCACAACGCGCAAGGCAAAGAGGTGCAGGAAGTGTCCCGCGAGCTGACTCAGCCGCCGATGTGA
- the rsmS gene encoding pleiotropic regulatory protein RsmS yields the protein MSLENETPEVKLAVDLIMLLEDNQIAPNVVLAALEIIRRDYQSKTDDQSKADAPPHQTPA from the coding sequence ATGTCGCTGGAAAATGAAACGCCAGAAGTCAAACTGGCGGTCGATCTCATCATGCTGTTGGAAGACAATCAGATAGCACCGAACGTGGTGCTGGCGGCGCTGGAAATCATACGCCGGGACTATCAGTCGAAGACCGACGATCAGTCGAAGGCCGACGCCCCGCCCCACCAGACACCTGCCTGA
- the priC gene encoding primosomal replication protein PriC, whose amino-acid sequence METQALLAVLARQIDTLARDVEPIAARQAPRSRFDRQLFSCYGTRLGDYLDEIRHNYQHLQQYVQEQRLDRVAFMAEKLLTQMTALQRELATQPLRAQEPATPAPQDRYQKLAEYQGYERRLLAMIQDRESLLATQSQLSEQQRLQRELAALEGRLARCRQALSRLERQIERQEQGF is encoded by the coding sequence ATGGAAACACAGGCACTGCTGGCCGTGCTGGCGCGCCAGATTGATACGCTGGCGCGAGATGTCGAGCCAATTGCCGCGCGACAGGCGCCCCGCTCGCGTTTTGATCGCCAGCTATTCAGTTGTTACGGCACTCGACTGGGCGATTATCTCGACGAGATCCGTCATAACTATCAGCACCTGCAACAATATGTACAGGAGCAACGCCTGGATCGGGTGGCGTTCATGGCGGAAAAATTGCTGACGCAAATGACGGCGCTGCAGCGGGAGCTGGCGACCCAACCGTTGCGGGCACAAGAACCCGCAACGCCGGCACCACAGGACCGGTACCAGAAACTGGCGGAATATCAGGGTTATGAGCGTCGTCTGCTGGCGATGATTCAGGATCGGGAAAGCCTGCTGGCGACCCAGAGCCAACTCAGTGAACAGCAGCGTCTGCAACGTGAGCTGGCGGCGCTGGAAGGCCGGCTGGCCCGTTGCCGTCAGGCGCTGTCGCGGCTGGAGCGTCAGATTGAACGCCAGGAACAGGGATTTTGA